The following proteins are encoded in a genomic region of Synechococcus sp. ROS8604:
- a CDS encoding heme-copper oxidase subunit III: MTTTNPELPLNHQPGHIKHDGHNLTGFIIFLCSESIIFLAFFTGFALLKITAPEWLPEGVEGLETRMPLINTIVLVSSSFVAYFAERYLHQKNLWGFRALWLLTMAMGTYFVYGQYVEWSELQFGLSSGVFGGTFFLLTGFHGLHVITGILLMGIMLLRSFRPNNYEKGDMGVTSVSLFWHFVDVIWIILFLLIYVWQRTT, from the coding sequence ATGACCACAACCAATCCCGAATTACCCCTTAATCATCAACCCGGCCACATCAAACATGATGGGCACAACCTCACAGGTTTTATCATTTTCCTGTGTTCAGAAAGCATTATTTTCCTAGCCTTTTTCACTGGGTTTGCACTGCTCAAAATCACCGCACCAGAGTGGCTTCCCGAAGGCGTTGAAGGGCTGGAAACACGCATGCCTTTGATCAACACAATTGTGCTGGTTAGCTCAAGCTTTGTAGCCTATTTTGCCGAACGATATTTACACCAGAAAAACCTTTGGGGCTTTCGAGCTCTATGGCTTCTCACGATGGCGATGGGAACCTACTTCGTTTATGGTCAATATGTGGAATGGTCCGAACTTCAGTTCGGACTTAGCAGTGGTGTTTTTGGTGGTACATTTTTTCTACTAACGGGATTCCATGGCCTGCATGTGATTACAGGCATTCTATTAATGGGAATCATGCTGCTTCGGTCCTTTAGGCCAAACAATTACGAGAAAGGCGATATGGGTGTCACGTCAGTGAGCTTGTTTTGGCATTTTGTGGATGTTATTTGGATCATTCTTTTCCTCCTAATTTACGTCTGGCAACGCACCACCTAA
- a CDS encoding SulP family inorganic anion transporter, with translation MLLNYISTRNIRGDAFGGLTAAVVALPMALAFGVASGAGAAAGLWGAVIIGLVAALFGGTSTLISEPTGPMTVVFTAVILNFTSQIPDRSTALALAFMVVMLAGLFQILFGLCRLGRYITMMPYTVISGFMSGIGVILVILQLAPFLGQTSPTGGVIGTLSSLPQLISGAQPLEFLLALFTLLILWFTPESWKRFCPPQLLALVVGTALSLSIFSDAGLSRIPEFSAEFPRFQPPTFSGITPDLLRLMVVNGAVLGMLGCIDALLTSVVADSLTRTEHDSNKELIGQGLGNLASGLFGGLPGAGATMGTVVNIQAGGRSALSGIVRAIILMLVILVAAPWASLIPLAVLAGIALKVGFDIIDWSFLMRAHHLSMKAACITYGVIGLTVLVDLIWAVFIGVFVANVLTIERMTALQSKGVKTISTTDDDVTLPLDEQALLDRASGRLLLFQLTGPMIFGVAKTINREHNAIEACEAVLFDLSEVSHLGVTASLALENAIKEAIEVGRLVYVVVHPGATRKRLEKLKLLDLLPEDHVSASRYEVLLRAVNQLPQLQELPS, from the coding sequence GTGCTCCTTAATTACATCAGCACTCGCAACATCCGTGGCGATGCCTTTGGTGGGCTGACGGCTGCTGTGGTGGCACTTCCAATGGCGCTGGCTTTCGGCGTGGCTTCTGGAGCTGGTGCGGCTGCAGGTCTTTGGGGTGCAGTGATTATTGGCCTAGTGGCGGCCCTGTTTGGTGGGACATCCACGCTGATCTCTGAGCCCACTGGTCCGATGACGGTGGTGTTCACAGCGGTGATCCTCAATTTCACCAGCCAAATCCCCGACCGATCGACAGCGCTGGCGCTGGCTTTCATGGTGGTGATGCTCGCAGGCCTCTTCCAGATCCTGTTCGGACTTTGTCGATTAGGCCGATACATCACGATGATGCCTTACACCGTGATTTCAGGCTTTATGTCTGGAATTGGGGTGATCCTTGTCATCCTTCAGTTGGCCCCATTTTTGGGTCAGACCAGTCCAACGGGCGGTGTGATTGGCACTTTATCCAGTCTGCCTCAGTTGATTTCCGGTGCACAACCGCTGGAGTTTTTACTTGCGCTCTTCACGCTGCTGATTCTTTGGTTTACCCCTGAAAGTTGGAAGCGTTTTTGTCCTCCCCAGCTTCTCGCCCTCGTTGTTGGAACAGCGTTATCTCTCAGCATCTTTTCGGATGCTGGTTTAAGCCGAATTCCTGAGTTTTCCGCTGAGTTTCCTCGTTTTCAGCCACCTACATTCTCTGGAATTACTCCAGATTTGCTGCGGCTGATGGTGGTGAATGGGGCCGTGTTGGGAATGCTTGGTTGTATTGATGCCCTCCTCACTTCTGTTGTGGCAGACAGCCTTACTCGCACAGAACACGACTCCAATAAGGAACTCATCGGCCAGGGTCTGGGTAATTTAGCGTCTGGTTTATTTGGTGGCCTCCCTGGCGCTGGCGCCACAATGGGAACGGTTGTCAACATTCAGGCTGGCGGACGTTCTGCCCTGTCGGGAATTGTGAGAGCGATCATTTTGATGCTCGTCATTTTGGTGGCAGCACCTTGGGCTTCGCTGATTCCCTTGGCTGTGCTGGCCGGGATTGCCCTGAAGGTTGGTTTTGACATTATCGATTGGAGTTTTTTGATGCGCGCTCATCATCTTTCGATGAAAGCAGCATGCATTACCTATGGAGTGATTGGTCTCACCGTTCTCGTCGATTTGATTTGGGCCGTGTTCATTGGAGTTTTTGTTGCCAATGTCCTAACGATTGAACGGATGACGGCCCTTCAGTCCAAGGGAGTGAAAACCATTAGTACCACCGATGATGATGTGACGCTTCCGCTTGATGAACAAGCGCTGCTCGATCGTGCATCTGGACGACTTTTGCTCTTTCAGCTAACCGGGCCGATGATTTTTGGTGTCGCTAAAACCATCAATCGTGAGCACAACGCGATTGAGGCTTGTGAGGCTGTGTTGTTTGATCTCAGTGAAGTGTCTCACCTCGGTGTAACGGCCTCCCTGGCCCTTGAAAATGCGATCAAAGAAGCCATTGAAGTAGGCCGTTTGGTATATGTCGTTGTCCACCCTGGGGCGACACGCAAGCGCTTGGAGAAACTCAAGCTTCTTGACCTTCTCCCCGAAGATCACGTCAGCGCCAGTCGTTATGAGGTGTTGTTGCGTGCCGTCAATCAATTGCCTCAGCTTCAGGAGCTTCCTTCCTAG
- a CDS encoding DUF2231 domain-containing protein, whose amino-acid sequence MTVISTILSPVNEIAEKLGANDLPYAIPIHPNLVHFTIGLFAIGIAFDFAGAFYPLEKRVFRFLALPATRSGFHDVGWYNLLACSVITFFTVAAGFYEMLLAVPLQGVRSIIGQNAIDTMLWHAIGGVALLLIIVVMTIWRGFQRFLWRKDFGRQVSWLYLGCGAVVLLVMGVHGSLGAWLASEFGVHITADQLLAAGADLNEVLP is encoded by the coding sequence ATGACGGTCATCAGCACCATTCTCTCGCCGGTGAATGAAATCGCCGAAAAACTTGGGGCGAATGATCTCCCCTACGCGATCCCGATTCATCCCAATTTGGTGCACTTCACCATTGGCTTGTTTGCTATCGGAATCGCCTTTGATTTTGCCGGAGCCTTTTACCCACTTGAGAAACGAGTTTTTCGTTTCTTAGCACTACCAGCAACACGAAGTGGGTTTCACGATGTTGGCTGGTACAACCTTCTCGCTTGCAGCGTGATCACCTTTTTCACCGTTGCGGCTGGCTTTTACGAAATGCTGCTTGCCGTTCCACTGCAAGGAGTTCGCAGCATCATTGGCCAAAACGCGATCGACACCATGCTGTGGCATGCGATCGGAGGGGTCGCCCTGCTTCTGATCATTGTGGTGATGACCATCTGGCGAGGGTTTCAACGATTTTTGTGGCGAAAAGACTTTGGTCGTCAGGTGAGCTGGCTCTATCTGGGATGCGGTGCTGTCGTGCTCCTCGTCATGGGCGTCCATGGAAGCCTTGGAGCCTGGCTTGCCAGTGAATTTGGTGTTCACATCACGGCCGATCAGCTCCTTGCTGCCGGGGCCGATCTCAATGAGGTCTTGCCATGA
- the pyrC gene encoding dihydroorotase encodes MTCSDRLVLRRPDDWHVHLRDGPMLEAVLFATARVFARAVVMPNLRPPITTVEAAQQYRQRIENALTDGLAFTPLMTAYLTDDLDPEELERGFAEGVFAAAKLYPANATTNSAAGVSDLALIAPLLERMEAIDMPLLIHGEVTDPDVDVFDREAVFIERHLIPLRQRHPGLRIVLEHITTEQAVDYVASGDQRLAATITPHHLHLNRNAMFVGGLKSDFYCLPVVKRECHRRALVKAATSGLPCFFLGTDSAPHPRAGKESACGCAGIFNAMHAMESYAAVFDQEGALDRLEAFASEFGPRFYGLPLNTDTIALVRQPQTVPNQLTLPQGVLGELNSGEAPVFFHAGESLAWSVDLAGGD; translated from the coding sequence ATGACCTGCTCAGATCGTCTGGTCTTGCGTCGTCCGGATGACTGGCATGTCCATCTCCGCGATGGGCCCATGTTGGAAGCGGTGCTGTTTGCCACGGCCAGAGTGTTCGCGAGGGCCGTTGTCATGCCCAATCTGCGCCCACCGATCACGACTGTGGAAGCTGCGCAGCAGTATCGCCAGAGGATTGAGAACGCGCTGACAGACGGCCTGGCTTTTACACCGTTGATGACTGCGTATCTGACGGATGACCTTGATCCCGAAGAGCTGGAACGAGGTTTTGCTGAGGGGGTGTTTGCTGCTGCAAAGCTTTACCCCGCCAATGCCACCACCAATTCAGCGGCTGGGGTGAGCGATCTGGCTTTGATTGCGCCCCTGCTGGAAAGGATGGAGGCGATCGACATGCCCTTGCTCATTCATGGAGAGGTCACCGATCCAGATGTGGATGTGTTTGACCGGGAGGCGGTTTTTATTGAACGACATCTCATCCCCTTGCGTCAGCGTCACCCTGGATTGCGGATTGTTTTAGAGCACATCACCACAGAGCAGGCCGTGGATTACGTCGCTAGCGGCGACCAGCGTTTGGCTGCCACGATTACGCCTCATCACCTCCATCTCAATCGCAATGCGATGTTCGTGGGTGGCTTGAAAAGTGATTTTTACTGTCTTCCTGTCGTCAAAAGAGAATGTCATCGTCGTGCCTTGGTTAAGGCGGCAACGAGTGGCCTTCCATGCTTTTTCCTTGGCACGGATTCCGCACCCCATCCCCGAGCGGGGAAGGAGTCAGCCTGTGGTTGTGCCGGAATCTTCAACGCCATGCATGCCATGGAGAGCTATGCCGCTGTGTTTGACCAGGAGGGTGCACTGGATCGCTTAGAGGCCTTTGCGAGTGAATTTGGCCCGCGCTTTTACGGATTGCCCCTCAACACCGACACCATTGCATTGGTGCGTCAGCCGCAGACCGTGCCGAACCAGCTCACTCTCCCTCAAGGTGTTTTAGGAGAACTTAACTCTGGAGAAGCCCCTGTGTTCTTTCATGCTGGCGAGTCTCTGGCTTGGTCTGTTGACCTGGCTGGTGGGGATTAA
- a CDS encoding DUF3007 family protein produces the protein MTRAGVLKLGLGLLLAGGAGFWLFKAAGFEGFSAGIAAEAVLVVIVVGWTGSYLFRVVTGQMTYMQQRRRYRKEYDQLTTDQLQARFDALSPDEQQALLASLNLDESESEQTSEP, from the coding sequence TTGACGCGTGCTGGTGTTCTCAAGCTGGGTCTGGGGCTCTTACTCGCGGGAGGTGCTGGATTCTGGCTGTTTAAGGCTGCAGGGTTTGAGGGGTTTTCAGCAGGAATCGCTGCTGAGGCCGTCTTGGTGGTGATTGTTGTGGGCTGGACAGGCTCTTACCTCTTCAGGGTTGTGACTGGTCAGATGACGTATATGCAGCAGCGACGCCGCTACCGAAAGGAGTACGACCAACTCACAACAGATCAGCTGCAGGCACGATTTGATGCCTTGAGTCCGGATGAGCAGCAAGCCCTGCTGGCCTCTCTCAATTTGGATGAGTCTGAATCGGAACAGACCTCAGAACCGTAG
- a CDS encoding DUF2231 domain-containing protein — MIGLLPTLNDKNLPWLDVIHPIVVHFVIAMALITVVFDLLGVFTGRRNLFEVSFWNLLVATVAIFVAIIFGQIEAGLATPYGASRDILNYHSTLGWSLAAILSLLTGWRYVARQKDPTVLPRGFLIIDSVLAVLVFCQVYLGDKLVWIYGLHTVPVVEAVRSGALS; from the coding sequence ATGATTGGGCTGCTCCCCACGCTTAACGACAAGAATCTCCCCTGGCTGGATGTCATTCATCCAATCGTGGTGCACTTCGTGATTGCGATGGCGCTGATCACGGTGGTCTTCGACCTGCTTGGAGTGTTCACAGGGCGTCGCAACCTGTTTGAGGTGAGCTTCTGGAACTTGCTGGTAGCGACCGTGGCCATCTTCGTCGCCATCATCTTTGGACAGATCGAAGCCGGCCTAGCCACTCCTTATGGAGCTTCAAGAGACATTTTGAATTACCACAGCACCCTTGGCTGGTCGCTTGCTGCGATTCTCAGCCTCCTGACGGGGTGGCGATATGTCGCAAGACAAAAAGACCCCACAGTGCTGCCACGAGGATTTCTGATCATTGATTCAGTCTTAGCAGTCCTGGTGTTTTGCCAGGTTTACCTAGGCGACAAACTCGTTTGGATTTATGGCCTCCATACGGTCCCGGTGGTCGAAGCCGTCCGTAGTGGAGCTCTGTCATGA
- a CDS encoding calcium/sodium antiporter — MPDFLISTLELLVGIGLLFGGGELFVQGAVILAVILGVPQLVIGLTVVSLGTSAPEFFVSISSVVQGADALAVSNVVGSNIFNVLVVLGCSALVLPLKVESRLVRRDVPLLLAVSAAAWGMASAGRVTWQSGVALLLGLVINTVWEIRTAREEPEEMEPAEPEVDLETAQQGLIKAMVRLLVGIVVLGFGAHLLVKGASAVALSLGVSEAVIGLTIVSAGTSMPELITSLVAALRGRTDLAIGNVVGSCLLNLLLVLAGGALAAGAKGLNVSPDLIHDDMPVMILTSLACLPIFWTKGRISRVEGGILVALYVLYITDNVLPRTGLSSWSDEFRLIMLCVVLPAVVILIVVQAARYWRQLKHKGVSS; from the coding sequence ATGCCTGACTTTCTGATCTCTACCCTCGAGCTCTTGGTGGGAATCGGACTTCTGTTCGGCGGGGGCGAGTTATTCGTCCAAGGTGCGGTCATTCTTGCCGTCATCCTCGGCGTCCCTCAGCTGGTCATTGGCCTGACGGTGGTTTCGCTTGGGACGAGCGCACCAGAATTTTTTGTCAGCATCAGTTCCGTGGTGCAAGGAGCTGATGCGCTGGCCGTCAGCAACGTGGTGGGGAGCAACATTTTCAATGTGTTGGTCGTGCTCGGCTGCAGCGCCCTCGTTCTGCCGCTGAAAGTGGAAAGCCGCTTGGTGAGAAGGGATGTCCCTCTCCTCCTTGCCGTTTCGGCGGCGGCTTGGGGGATGGCATCGGCTGGACGTGTGACCTGGCAATCAGGCGTTGCACTCTTGCTGGGTCTGGTAATTAACACCGTCTGGGAAATCCGCACAGCACGGGAGGAACCAGAGGAAATGGAGCCTGCCGAACCAGAGGTTGACTTGGAAACCGCCCAACAGGGTTTGATCAAAGCCATGGTTCGCCTGTTGGTCGGCATTGTTGTTCTTGGCTTCGGCGCCCATCTGCTGGTGAAAGGAGCCAGCGCCGTTGCCTTAAGCCTCGGTGTGAGTGAGGCCGTGATCGGACTCACCATTGTTTCGGCTGGCACCTCGATGCCTGAATTAATTACCTCTTTGGTCGCTGCATTGCGCGGGAGAACCGATCTCGCCATTGGCAATGTGGTTGGCAGCTGTCTGCTGAATCTTCTTCTGGTGCTGGCTGGAGGTGCCTTGGCCGCAGGAGCAAAGGGTCTCAATGTCTCTCCGGATTTAATCCATGACGACATGCCTGTGATGATTCTGACCAGCCTGGCGTGCCTGCCAATCTTCTGGACAAAAGGGAGAATTTCCAGGGTTGAAGGTGGAATACTCGTTGCCTTATACGTTCTTTACATCACCGATAACGTTCTCCCTCGCACAGGGCTTTCGTCTTGGTCGGACGAATTTCGGCTGATCATGCTTTGTGTTGTGCTACCAGCCGTTGTGATTCTGATTGTGGTGCAGGCCGCTCGTTACTGGAGGCAGCTCAAACACAAAGGTGTTTCAAGCTGA
- a CDS encoding YciI family protein — MARFVLWGTYCEGALQKREPFRDEHLAGLRALKEQGTLITLGPTEGSTHVFAIFESDSKNSVCALLEQDVYWREGIWTQLDVYPWIQAF, encoded by the coding sequence ATGGCACGCTTCGTTCTTTGGGGAACCTATTGCGAGGGCGCACTTCAAAAGCGTGAGCCTTTTCGAGACGAGCATCTTGCTGGACTGCGAGCGCTTAAAGAGCAGGGAACCTTAATCACGCTGGGTCCAACAGAGGGCAGCACGCACGTGTTTGCGATTTTTGAATCAGACAGCAAGAACAGCGTTTGTGCCCTGCTTGAACAAGACGTGTATTGGCGCGAAGGAATTTGGACTCAGCTAGATGTTTATCCCTGGATCCAGGCATTTTGA
- a CDS encoding NAD(P)H-quinone oxidoreductase subunit L, with protein MSIENLLSSVSLDTLLVIGGYLALGGMYLVVMPLALFFWMNRRWHVMGKIERLFVFGLVFFFFPGMILFAPFLNFRLSGQGEV; from the coding sequence GTGTCCATCGAGAATCTCCTGTCTTCGGTCTCCTTAGACACGCTGCTTGTGATCGGTGGCTATCTGGCCTTGGGTGGCATGTACCTAGTAGTGATGCCACTGGCACTCTTTTTTTGGATGAATCGGCGCTGGCACGTGATGGGCAAGATTGAGCGCCTGTTCGTCTTCGGGCTGGTTTTCTTTTTCTTTCCGGGAATGATTCTGTTCGCACCATTCCTCAATTTCCGCCTCAGCGGTCAAGGGGAGGTTTAA
- a CDS encoding cytochrome c oxidase subunit II, producing the protein MTSATPKKGPNIGAIVIITVAVAINLVISKLMATWSLSWFPPQASSAAPYVDNLFALETGIGSFIFFGCTGFMGWVLLFNRAGKYDESDGAPIEGNTKLEITWTIIPLVTVFLIATYSMNVNMKLQTLGPKHKYAIGTDPTLLMEADPIAEVGPIDVIARQWSWEFVYPDGVRSSELHLPIDQRVNFRMISEDVLHSFFVPAFRLKQDIIPGSIISYSLTPTKEGRFRLRDAMFSGAYFSQNQTDVIVETQQDFAEWLKTTAQQPLQQGLDPSRALYDRRIARGDKGWATVPPAPAPMVNDPGDPSIPHDA; encoded by the coding sequence ATGACGAGCGCAACTCCCAAGAAGGGACCAAATATTGGCGCCATTGTGATCATCACTGTCGCCGTCGCTATCAATCTGGTTATCTCGAAATTGATGGCGACCTGGTCTCTGAGTTGGTTCCCACCCCAAGCATCCAGTGCCGCACCTTACGTCGACAATCTGTTCGCACTGGAGACGGGGATCGGCTCATTCATCTTTTTTGGATGCACCGGCTTTATGGGCTGGGTGTTGTTATTCAACCGGGCTGGAAAGTACGACGAAAGTGATGGGGCACCGATCGAAGGCAACACCAAATTAGAAATCACCTGGACGATCATTCCCCTGGTGACGGTCTTCCTGATCGCCACTTATTCGATGAACGTCAATATGAAGCTTCAAACCCTCGGGCCGAAGCACAAATACGCCATCGGAACCGATCCAACCCTGCTGATGGAGGCAGATCCGATTGCTGAGGTGGGACCGATCGATGTCATTGCCCGTCAGTGGAGTTGGGAATTCGTTTACCCCGACGGAGTTCGCAGCTCTGAGCTGCATCTCCCGATTGATCAGCGTGTGAATTTCCGAATGATTTCGGAAGACGTGCTCCACAGTTTCTTCGTCCCGGCCTTCCGGCTCAAACAAGACATCATTCCTGGAAGCATTATTTCTTACAGCCTTACTCCAACAAAAGAAGGGCGATTCCGACTCCGAGACGCCATGTTCAGCGGTGCCTATTTCTCCCAGAACCAAACGGACGTGATTGTTGAAACCCAACAGGATTTTGCCGAATGGTTAAAGACAACGGCACAACAACCGCTCCAACAGGGTCTTGATCCAAGTCGCGCCCTCTATGACCGCCGCATCGCCCGTGGTGACAAGGGCTGGGCCACGGTGCCGCCCGCTCCAGCACCGATGGTGAACGACCCCGGTGATCCCTCCATTCCACACGACGCCTGA
- the trpA gene encoding tryptophan synthase subunit alpha, which translates to MTDQLSRIEAVFSRTAQEQRMALMPFLMAGDPDLSTTAEVLLSLQANGADIVELGIPYTDPLADGPVIQAAAYRALEQKTTPAKVIEMLAGLKGQLSMPVILFTYTNPLLNRGPERFFAEAAAAGVAGLVVPDLPLEEAERLSPLAARFGLDLVLLVAPTTPQNRMQRIAESSRGFTYLVSVTGVTGERVKLQERVASLVSDLKACNSGPVAVGFGISGPEQVLQVKQWGADGAIVGSALVKRIAAAAPGKVALEAGEFCRQLRDAAG; encoded by the coding sequence GTGACGGATCAACTTTCGAGGATTGAAGCGGTTTTCTCCCGAACGGCTCAGGAACAACGCATGGCATTGATGCCATTCTTGATGGCAGGAGATCCAGACTTGAGCACAACGGCTGAAGTGCTTTTGAGCCTTCAGGCCAATGGTGCTGACATTGTTGAGCTTGGCATCCCCTATACGGATCCATTGGCTGATGGGCCTGTAATTCAGGCTGCTGCCTATCGGGCTTTAGAGCAAAAAACCACGCCAGCGAAAGTGATCGAGATGCTGGCTGGCTTGAAAGGTCAGCTCAGCATGCCTGTGATTCTGTTTACTTACACCAACCCGCTCCTCAATCGGGGGCCAGAGCGTTTTTTTGCGGAAGCTGCTGCTGCTGGCGTTGCAGGATTAGTGGTACCCGATCTTCCCTTAGAGGAAGCCGAGAGATTGTCGCCTTTGGCGGCAAGGTTTGGATTGGATTTGGTGTTATTGGTCGCACCAACAACACCACAAAATCGTATGCAGAGGATTGCTGAATCCAGCCGTGGATTCACCTACTTGGTGAGTGTGACCGGTGTGACCGGAGAGCGCGTCAAGCTCCAAGAACGTGTGGCCTCTTTGGTGAGCGATTTAAAGGCCTGCAACAGTGGTCCGGTGGCTGTCGGGTTTGGGATTTCGGGTCCTGAACAAGTTTTGCAAGTGAAACAATGGGGAGCTGATGGTGCGATTGTTGGCAGTGCTCTTGTTAAACGAATCGCCGCTGCAGCGCCCGGGAAAGTTGCATTAGAGGCTGGAGAGTTTTGCAGGCAACTCAGGGATGCTGCTGGCTGA
- a CDS encoding cbb3-type cytochrome c oxidase subunit I, translating to MTTNTYDLRILKAPHPVPGAPDNWKRFFSFNTDAKVIGIQYIATALFFLLVGGLLAMIVRGELITPPADLVDPTVYNGLYTMHGTVMLFLFLFPILNGFNNLLIPTMIGAPDMAFPKLNAAAFWLVPVFSIVLMGSFFAPGGPASSGWWSYPPMSLQNPLGHFINGEFLWILAVALSGISSIMGAINFVTTIIRMRAPGMGFFRMPIFVWTAWAAQTIQLIGLPALTGGAVMLLFDLSFGTSFFRPEGGGDPVLFQHFFWFYSHPAVYVLVLPVFGIFSELFPVYARKPLFGYRFVAIASFGITFLSLIVWAHHMFYTGTPNWMRHIFMFTTMLIAIPTGVKVFAWLGTLWAGNLRLSTPMLFCIGGLINFIFAGITGVMLATVPIDIHVGNTYFVVAHFHYVIFNTIVFGVFAGIYHWFPKFTGKMYYEGLGKVHFVLTFIGATLNWLPLHWAGLLGMPRRVASYDPEFAIWNVIASIGAFMLGVASIPFILNMVSSWARGPKAPPNPWRAIGLEWLLPSPPPAENFEDDIPTVISEPYGYGLGKPLVEDQDFYIRRSMEA from the coding sequence ATGACGACGAACACCTACGACCTCCGCATTCTCAAGGCACCGCATCCAGTTCCTGGAGCCCCGGACAACTGGAAGCGCTTCTTCAGTTTCAACACCGACGCAAAGGTGATTGGAATTCAATACATCGCCACGGCCCTTTTCTTCCTTTTAGTGGGTGGCCTATTGGCCATGATCGTGCGAGGCGAACTAATCACTCCTCCAGCAGATCTTGTTGACCCAACCGTCTACAACGGCCTCTACACCATGCACGGAACAGTGATGTTGTTCCTGTTTCTGTTTCCCATTCTCAACGGTTTCAACAATCTGTTGATCCCCACGATGATCGGGGCACCAGACATGGCATTTCCGAAGCTGAATGCCGCTGCTTTCTGGCTGGTGCCAGTGTTCTCCATCGTCTTGATGGGAAGCTTTTTCGCCCCAGGCGGACCCGCTTCATCGGGATGGTGGTCGTACCCACCGATGAGTTTGCAAAATCCACTCGGCCATTTCATCAATGGAGAGTTTCTCTGGATTCTTGCGGTGGCCCTGTCCGGCATCTCCTCGATCATGGGCGCCATCAATTTCGTGACAACCATCATCCGGATGAGAGCCCCAGGGATGGGCTTCTTCCGAATGCCGATTTTTGTTTGGACGGCATGGGCCGCCCAGACCATCCAGTTGATAGGACTGCCGGCTCTCACAGGCGGTGCCGTGATGCTGCTGTTTGACCTCAGCTTCGGTACAAGCTTTTTCAGGCCAGAAGGTGGCGGTGATCCAGTGTTGTTTCAGCACTTTTTCTGGTTCTATTCCCACCCCGCCGTTTACGTGCTGGTGTTGCCAGTGTTTGGAATTTTCTCTGAGCTCTTTCCGGTTTATGCACGCAAACCTTTATTTGGCTATCGCTTTGTAGCAATTGCCTCTTTCGGAATCACCTTTCTCAGCCTGATTGTGTGGGCTCACCACATGTTTTACACAGGCACACCGAACTGGATGCGTCACATCTTCATGTTCACCACGATGCTTATTGCCATCCCAACTGGAGTGAAAGTATTTGCCTGGCTGGGAACACTCTGGGCAGGAAATTTACGCTTGAGCACACCAATGCTGTTCTGCATCGGCGGTCTCATTAATTTCATTTTCGCGGGAATTACTGGGGTGATGCTAGCCACCGTGCCCATTGATATTCATGTAGGCAACACATACTTCGTTGTTGCCCACTTCCACTATGTCATCTTCAACACCATTGTTTTTGGTGTTTTCGCCGGTATTTACCACTGGTTCCCAAAATTCACAGGAAAGATGTATTACGAAGGCCTTGGGAAAGTCCATTTCGTTCTCACCTTCATCGGAGCCACGCTCAACTGGCTTCCACTTCACTGGGCCGGCTTGCTAGGCATGCCCCGTCGTGTGGCCTCCTACGACCCCGAATTCGCCATCTGGAACGTGATTGCAAGCATCGGCGCCTTCATGCTTGGCGTCGCCTCAATCCCCTTCATCCTGAACATGGTGAGTTCCTGGGCTCGCGGACCCAAGGCTCCTCCCAACCCCTGGCGAGCGATTGGTCTGGAATGGCTGCTGCCATCCCCGCCTCCGGCCGAAAACTTCGAAGACGACATTCCGACTGTGATTAGTGAGCCCTACGGCTATGGCTTAGGCAAACCCTTAGTCGAAGACCAAGACTTCTATATCCGTCGCTCCATGGAGGCCTAA